The Hordeum vulgare subsp. vulgare chromosome 7H, MorexV3_pseudomolecules_assembly, whole genome shotgun sequence DNA window AATCAATGGAAGGCTAGCCAGCGGCGCAGCCTTTGCATTGATTTCCGCAGGAAACGatgcgatgaggacgacgaccgcGTCTAGACGCTGACTTGACGGATCCACAGACGTTTCGCGCCAAAAACGCTTCCCCCGGCGCCTCCGGGCGCCCCGAGTGCGCCGGGTTCGGCCTCGGTCCGTCGGGGCCAAATTCGGCCCTAACCAGCGAAAAACTGGCTTCCGAAAGCACAATTGGACCATTTTCTCACGCCGACAATAAAAAAAGGCCTTGGGGCCTGTTTAGGgcgcggctggagatgctctaacatcCGATACTCTCGTATGTTGTGACCCTCTCTCTCGTGACATGTGTCATTGACGAATATGCGTATGTGCTACATATTCCTAGTCGATCGTATGTGATATATCATGTCAATAATCTTATGGTGATGGTAATTTATACTAGTCTTAAATAAAATTTGCCTAGCCTCCTAACATTTATCATATTATTTTAGGGTAACCTAAATATGTTaattattttaatttctatggttATCAGCATCATATAAATCAAACAAAAACGCAAAGTTCTTAAATTTTTGAAAGATCAGCAAAAACGCAAAGACAAGACGGAGATCCCAGAAAAACAATAGAACAATATGCACATAATCATACACATCACAACCCACCGTACGTACAAAAGCCCCACAAACCCACCTTGCAAATGCCAACCCAAAGCAAGAGCGagcaagaaagagaagaatgaaTAGACCACAGCCTTGGACAAGAAGAACAGGAATCCTCTCAAGGCCGacgaagaaaaaggaaacaaaaatgaCACACACGCGTGACGTAAGTAAGGTCAGGGTCGTGTTCAGAGCTTCAGACAGCCTCGTCTCATTCTGTGGTGTGAGGGAGGAAGCACCCGAACATCTGCACGCACGTCACATTTCAGCTCAGGAACACAGAGCGCGATCACCGTGGCATGGTGTGGACTGTGGAGTAGGTGCGTACCTTTGAGTAGAAGGGGGTGTGCTGCCGGGACCGGCTCGCGGCCGTGTAGCTCTCCGGCGACGGCATGCGGCGGCGATGCAGGTCCGGCACCGCGCCGCGGCGGGCCGCTTCCCGGTCATGCTTCACCCTGTCGAACTGCACCGTGTACCCCTGCGCCGCCGCGCTCTGCTCGTCCCACGCCCCGAACTTGGGCACCGCCGTCGGCCTCTGCCGCCCCTGCGCGCGACGCGTCGTCAGTCAGTCACTCAGCGCGAGCCCATCACGCACTTGAGGCGTATAAACGCAGCAGGCAGGTAGGCGACTCACCGGCGCGTGGTTCGGCGAGGCGGACCGCGCCCGGGCACCGGCCGGCTTGTACCTCGCCTCTTGCGGCTTGTGGTGCCCGCCGTGCCCGGCCCCGGCcggcaggtggtggtggtggtggccgtgGTCGCCGCCGTGCCCGGACGGAGAGCGGTGGTGGCCGTTGTCGCCGCCGTGGCCGGCCGGAGGCTGGTGGTGGGCGGGCTGTGGCCGCGGGTGGTACTGCGGCGGCggcgcgaacttgctcttctcggCGACCCTGCCGCCCCGGTCGGTGGCCACGCTGCTGCTGCTCCCGGCTCGCCGGTGCTGCTGCCCGTTCTGCTGGGCCGCCGCGCGGTCGCCGCTCGAGGTGGCCGGCCTGGAGCCCGGGGCGATCACCCTCGGGGCTTCCTCCTCCGGGTCGTTGGGGTTGAACGGCCGCTGGAGCGGCGGCGCGGTGGCGCCCTTGTTCTCGCGCACCTTGTTGAAGTAGACCGTGTAGCCCACATTGTCGCTGTCCCAGGTGCCGAACTTGGGCACGCTGGGCCGATTCTGCACGCACACAAATGTGTCAAATATGTTTTGCTTTAGATTTTTTAGATTAAATATACTATGTTGGGAGTACTTATGTTCTTCTTTATGGGATGGGAAATCAGTCCATGGTTCTGGCAAAAATAAATTAACTGAGAAAATCCATGGTCTTTGTATAAACAAAGACTCTTTGTTTAGACGGTTTGTACAGTTCAGGATCAGAAGCCACAAAATTACATCACACCCATATTGTTCTTCTGTGGAAACACTGAACCACAGTTAAGAAAAGTTGCTGAATattacaaatatttttaaaattataCAATAATCATAAATATTATGCAAACCAAAGATTTAGATAAAGTTCAAATATTTTTGTTACCTCCTTAACTTCTCGACAATTTTGTTACCATTTTAACTAAATCATTTGtgttttccctaaattttcttattttcattttcatttcctATGATTTTTCATCTCTAATTATCATAAAACATGTTTTcaataaatttatttttattacttttgTAAATGTTCGAAAAAGTATCTTCCTCTCCCTGATTTTTATTTGATATAAACTGGGTTTCTCAAAAAGATCCTCCATGTTTATATCATTATTTCCCCCTGATTTCCCTTTCCATTCGTATGGCTTTCCTCAATTTCTTGAGTGGTAGCAGGCTTATAAGTGTCTAAAATAGTCGACACATCATTGTCAAAACTGCTTTTATTGAGAACGAAGCAAAATATAGACGGTTGTCAAATCAAAGGGCCACTTAGCCTGAAGAAAGTCAAACGGCTCCCACAGCAATGGGGGTTCATGTTTATTTGATCAAACGACCAGCAAAGTTTAGCTGATTGACACCCTAATCGGAGTCAACTCGTGAATCTGCCAATAGCATCGCATTATTGGTTTGGCAATGGTCGTGCGAATGTGTCTCCTACTAACGCGTGAAAGCGACGTGCCTCCCAACAGAAAACAAGACCTTGCGAATGTTTCCTGAAAGCAGAGCCCTGATACAGAGTACAGACTACAGAGAGCAGACACATACCCTGCCTTGGTTCATCCAGGCGAAATTCAATCTACAGTATACTCCGTAGTATATATGCACAATCCCATCACCGTGATTAGATTCAGGTGCACCCAATTTTGGATTTGATTCCTTCTATTCGATATATGGTGTATTTTGCTGCTCGGCAGTCGCAGCTTTCCCCATCCTAAAGCTTCCGTTTCGACGAAACAGACTGCAGCATGCCACGATAGATGATCTGGGTTGACGTTGACAAGCGATAGACATGATCCTACGGCGAGACGATGGAACCACATGGCTAGGAATAGGGCCAGATATATAAACAGGCTCGCATTTGATGTGCGATCGAACCACAATTCACGCTAGGAGCACAAGAACTAAGCAGAGGAGCGCaacattcatgcatgcatgcatgcggacGGAGATGGAAGCCaaagggaggggagggggagcacTCACGGCCATGCGCCGAGGAGGAGTCGATGGAGCGGCCGGAGCCTGAGCTTGGTCCCTCTCCGCCCCTGTCTCCTGGGTACCGTCTCTCTCCTTCCCCcgcagagaggagggagagggggggcgCAACGGCAGGGCGCGACCGAGGCAGGGGGGAGGTCGGAGAGGCGCTGGCTTAAATTTGACACGCCTCCTAATAATGGCCGAGCCCCCCTTAGCTGTGGATGCGGAAGCTGCAAAATAGCCTCCTTGGTCCAGCCACCCCCGTTGATATATagacgacggcgatggcgaggCCAAGGCTATGCTGGCGCCCCCATTGGTTCGACCGGTGCGCTTGTTTATACAGGCTACGGGAGTATATGCTAGGGCGTTCCGTCGTCGGTCGTCCCCAAGTTGCGACCACCCGGGCACCCACCGGAACGGACTGACGCACGTCCCGTGGTGTTCCTTGGTGACGTCGCGTCCCGTGTGCTTCTGAGTTCTGACAGAACTTCGTCGTCGTTGCCTCTCACGTACCAATGGCCGGTCTGGTGTGCGTGCGTGTTGCTCTTGTTTAGTTCCGCTGCTGTTTCTCAcgcgataagaagaaggatgagatgaACGCGGAGGAAGAAAGAATTGTTCAGATAAACAACTCCAACATTTTTCTTTCTTAAGAGTAGCGTGCACGGTGAACGTTTCTTACCAACTTGTATGTATAGTAACATTATTTCAGGAAGGGGAATGCAGCGGAAGCAGCGCTCATCGtgacagaagaaaaaagaaaactaacgCTTTAGATGTAGCACCAGAGGGTACAGGAAGGGGAATGCAGCGGAAGCAGCGCTCATCGtgacagaagaaaaaagaaaactaacgCTTTAGATGTAGCACCAGAGGGTAAAAGGCATCCCATGCTGAATATGGATGTCAATTAATAATACTAGatgatgcccccccccccccccccccccgcgcgattGCTGCGGGAAACTTACTACAAGAATACATAAAAGTTGTTAAAAAATATCTATAACTAATGTGAAGAAAATGCAAGCTTAagaatgatggaaatgaaaaggGTATAAAAATGAATTATTGTTAAAACAATGTCAATGTGAATGTAAACTACATAGGTATGGTGCAAGCGATAAATACATATGTTTTCAATAAATATCTAATGCAAAAAATAGCTTGTAAGTAACATGCATGAATTGATGATATGGTGCTCGCATGCATAGAGTAATGCAAAAATAATGTAGTTTATGACTTGCATGCATTACTTGCTTTTGTAGCATAGCATGTCTAGGAAAAATAGCTACTGGGCAGTGACTATTTAGAAATAGAAGATTCAAACATGGTGAACTATATGCCCCCCCTGCCTTCTCccatttgatttttttccttcatctttgatttttctttcaaataacaATATTCTTTGAAAAGTCAATAAATTCTTATAAAATAATACCCATTTCTAATTTTTCTCTTGAGTAATATTTTCTTTGGCAAGTCAAAAAATTATTATCAAGTAAATGCTTAACAATAAGATGGCAGGTAGATCAAGGCAATTGCATCAAAACACTTGCTAAGATTTTAGTGTACCAATTTAATAAAAGACATGCAATCATGGGCTAATCTACTAAAATGTTTATACTCTCGTTGCAAGTGACGGGCAATTGATTAATATATACACTACTTAAAAAATAAGTAGTGCTCCTTTTTCTGTCAGGTAGAACTCTTCGTCAACGGTTCCCCTCTTGAGGGAGTCctcgactaaggggtcctcggatggtCGGTCCATCTCTTAGAGGCCGACCATATGGGCCGTATTATCCAAGACCGGACTGCATGACGACTTCGTATctgtcggggaacgttgcatgggaaacaaaaaaattcctacgcacacgaagatctatcatggcgatgttcatctacgagaggagattagatccacataccctcgtagatcgctaagcgggaagcgttaagaaacgcggttgatgtagtggtacaacttcgtgattcaaatcaccgtcgtaccacgatccgttccgatctagcgccgaacggacggcacctccgcgttcagcacacgtacagctcgatgacgatctcgtccttcttgatccagcaagagagacggagaagtagatgagttctccagtagcgtgacggtcctctggtggtggtggtgatctactcctgcagggctccgcccgagctccatagaaatccgatctagaggtagaactacgtggtataggtttgagttgcacgtggcaaaagttgtgtcccaaaagccctaaaaccaccagtatatataggaggaggggaggggctagccttggggctcaagggagccccaagggcgccggccgaagggaggaggtggactccgaccccaattcggtttgggggaaggagtccactccttccttcccacctccgtctttccctttttttctttccattggtatttttcccttgtggcgccatagccctcttgggctggcctcaccagcccactaagggctggtgcgccaccctagggtcactcggctcactcccgggtgggtaggcccctcccggtgaatatccggaacccattcgtccctcccggtacactaccggtaatgcccgaaatcttttcggcgaccaaatgaaaccatcctatatatcaatcttcgtttccgaaccatttcggaaaccctcgtaacgtccgtgatctcatccgggactccgaacaaccttcggtcactaacacatataactcaactatattaaaccatcatcgaaccttaagtgtgcagaccctgcgggttcgagaactatgtagacatgatccgagacactcattggtcaatatccaatagcgggacctggatgtccatattggatcctacatattctacgaagatcttatcggttgaacgtctgtgccaaggattcatataatcccgtataacattccctttttctttcggtatgttacttgcccgagatttgatcgtcggtatccctatacctatttcaatctcgttaccggcaagtctctttaatcgttcagtaatacaagatcccgtgactcaaaaatgagtcacattgcttgcaaggattgtatgtgatgtggtattaccgagtggcccccgaaatacctctccgtcacacggagtgacaaatcccagtcttgatccatgctaactcaagggacaccttcggagatacctgtagagcacctttatagtcacccagtaacgttgtgacgtttgatacacacaagatattcctccggtgttagtgagttacatgatctcatggtcatatgaatgaatacttgacacgcagaaaacaatagaaataaaatgacacgatcacatgctacgttcatagtttgggtctagtccatcacatgattctcctagtgatgtgattcagttatcaagtgacaacacttgcgtatggtcagaaaaccttaactatccttgatcaactggctagccaactagaggcttgctagggacattgttttgtctatatatccacacatgtatctatgctttcattcaatacaattatagcatggataataaacgattatattgaaacaggaaatataataataactatttgatcattgcctctagggcatatttccaacagtctcgcacttgcagtagagtcaataatcttgtcctcacatcgctatgcgatttacattggcatgaatctaacacccatacaattctggtgttgatcatgcttcactcgttgaagaggtttagtcaccggatatgctacattcagatccgtgtgcactttgcaaatatttacgtcctctccttcgacgtagtcacggatgaggttgaagaatcatttgatgtgtctggtcttcttgtgaaaccttggttcctttgctaaggcaatggcaccagcgttgtcacataacagagttattggatttagtgtgctcggcacaactccaagatctgtcatgaactgcttcatccagacaccctctttgttgcctccgaggcagccatgtactctgcttcacatgtagaatctgctacgacgctttgcttggaactacaccaacttaccgcacccccattaagaataaatacgtatccagtttgcgacttagagtcatctggatcggtgTAAAAACTTGCGTCaacgtaaccatttacgacgagctcttcgtcacctccataaacaagaaacatttccttagtccttttcaggtactttagaatattcttgaccgtcgtccagtgatccattcatggattactttgaaacctgcctgccatacttatagcCAGGCTGATGTCCGGTCtactgcatagcattgcatacatgatagaccctatggttgaagcataggggacggtactgttggaattatgccctagaggcaataataaatatagttattattataattcctgtatcaagataatcgtttattatccatgctataattgtattgaatgaagactcatttacatgtgtggatacatagacaaaacactgtccctagcaagcctctagttggctagccagttgatcaacgatagtcagtgtcttctgattatgaacaaggtgttgttgcttgataactggaccacgtcattaggagaatcacgtgatggactagacccaaactaatagacgtagcatgttgatcgtgtcattttgttgctactgttttctgcgtgtcaagtatttgttcctttgaccatgagatcatataactcactgacaccggaggaatgctttgtgtgtatcaaacgtcgcaacgtaactgggtgactataaagatgctctacaggtatctccgaaggtgttagttgagttagtatggatcaagactgagatttgtcactccgtgtgacggagaggtatctcggggcccactcggtaatgcaacatcatacacaagccttgcaagcaatgtgacttactgtaagttacgggatcttgtattacggaatgagtaaagagacttgccggtaaacgagattgaaataggtatgcggataccgacgatcgaatctcgggaaagtaacataccgaaggacaaagggaatgacatacgggattatatgaatccttggcactgaggttcaaacgataagatcttcgtagaatatgtaggatccaatatgggcatctaggtcccgctattggatattgaccgaggagtctctcgggtcatgtctacatagttctcgaacccgcagggtctgcacacttaaggttcgacgttgttttatgcgtatttgagttatatggttggttaatgaatgttgttcggagtcccggatgagatcacggacgtcacgagggtttccggaatggtccggaaacgaagattgatatataggatgaactcatttgattaccggaaggttttcggagttaccgggaatgtaccgggaatgacgaatgggttccgggagttcaccggggggggcacccaccccggggaagcccataggtgtttggggtgccgcaccagcccttagtgggctggtgggacagcccaagagaggcctgtgcgcattgggaagaaaatcaaagaggaaaggaaaaaaaaggaggaggtgggaaagggaagaaggactccaccttccaaaccaagtaggactcggtttgggaggggaatccttccccccttggctcggccgaccccttgggggttcttggaccccaatgcAAGGctaccccctccctctcctatatacagtggggttttagggctgatttgagacaacttttgccacggcagcccgaccacatatctccacggttttacctctagatcgcgtttctacggagctcgggcggagccctgctgagacgagatcatcaccaacctccggagcgccatcacgctgccggagaactcttctaactctccgtctctcttgctggatcaagaaggccgagatcatcgtcgagctgtacgtgtgctgaacgcggaggtgccgtccgttcggcactagatcgtgggactgatcgcgggatagttcgcggggcggatcgagggacgtgaggacgttccactacatcaaccgtgttcactaacgcttctgctgtacagtctacaagggtacgtagatcacacatcccctctcgtagatggacatcaccatgataggtcttcgtgcgcgtaggaaattttttgtttcccatgcgacgttccccaatagtggcatcatgagctaggttcatgcgtagatgtcttctcgagtagaacacaaaagtttttgtgggcggagatgtgcgttttgctgccctccttagtcttttcttgattccgcggtattgttggatcgaagcggctcggactgacattactcgtacgcttacgagagactggtttcatcgctatgagtaactccgttgctcaaagatgactggcgggtgtcagtttctccaactttagttgaatcagatttgaccgaggaggtccttggatgaggttaaatagcaactcatatatctccgttgtggtgtttccgtaagtaagatgcgatcctactagatacccatggtcaccacgtaaaacatgcaacaacaaaattagaggacgtctaacttgtttttgcagggtatgcttgtgatgtgatatggccaaatgatgtgatgtgatatattagatgtatgagatgatcatgttgtaatagataatatcgacttgcacgtcgatggtacggcaaccggcaggagccatagggttgtctttataactaaagtttgtgcttgcagatgcgtttactattttgctaggatgtagctttagtagtaatagcatgagtagcacgacaaccctgatggcgacacgttgatggagatcatggtgtgccgccggtgacaagaagatcgtgccggtgctttggtgatggagatcaaggagcacgtgatgatggccatatcatgtcacttatgaattgcatgtgatgttaatccttttatgcaccttattttgcttagaacgacggtagcattatgaggtgatctctcactaaaatttcaagacgaaattgtgttctccccgactgtgcaccgttgctacagttcgtcgtttcaagacaccgagtgatgatcgggtgtgatagactcaacgttcacatacaacgggtgcaaaacagttgcgcacgcggaacactcgggttaagcttgacgagcctagcatgtgcagacatggcctcggaacacatgagaccgaaaggtcgatcatgaatcatatagatgatatgattagcatagggatgcttaccactgaaactatgctcaactcatgtgatgatcggacttgagctagtgtaagtggatcatgaaccactcaaatgactagagagatgtactttttgagtgggagtttagcgaataatttgattaagttaaactctaattatcttgaacgtagtctaagtccactttgaatatatttgtgttgtagatcatggctcacgcgacagtcaccctgaatttttatacgttcctagagaaagctaagttgaaagatgatggaagcaactttgtagactgggctcgtaatcttaagctaatcttacaagctgggaagaaggattatgtccttaatgctgcgctaggagatgaaccacccgctacggctgacaaggatgttaagaacgcttggttagcacgtaaggaggactactcagtagttcaatgtgcagtcttgtatggcttagaactgggacttcaacgtcgctttgagcgtcatggagcatttgagatgttccgggagttgaagtttatctttcagaagaaagcccggatcgagaggtatgagacctccgataaattctatgcttgcaacatggaggagaactcgtctgtcagtgaacatgtgctcaaaatgtctggggtactcaaaccgtctagctgagctggggattgaactcccgcaagaggctatcactgacagaatccttcaatcactgccgccaagctataaaggctttgtgttgaactacaacatgcaagggatgaacaagtcacccggcgagttgtttgcgatgctgaaagtcgcagagtctgaactccgtaaagaacatcaagtgttgatggtgaataagaccactagtttcaagagaaacggcaaaggcaagaagggtaaatcaaagaagagcgacaagcctattgccaatccgacgaagaaacccaaagctggacctaagcctgaaatatagtgttactattgcaagggtatgtgtCACTGGAAGCGTAAttacccaagtatctggctgataagaaggcggccaaagaaaaatcaggtatatttgatatacatgttattgatgtgtacttaaccggctctcgtagtagtgcctgggtattcgataccggttctgttgctcatatttgcaactcgaaacaggaattgcggaatagacgaaggctggcaaaagatgaagtgacgatgcgcgtgggaaatggttccaaggttgatgcaatcgccgtcggcacagtctcacttcagttaccgtcaggattagttatgaacttaaatcattgttatttagtgcctgcgttgagcatgaacattatatctggatcttgtttattgcgagagggttactcttttaagtcagagaataatggttgttctatttctatgagtaacatctttatggtcatgcacccaatgtgagaggattgttcatattgaatcttgatagtgatacacacatacataacattgagaccaaaagagttagagttaacaatgatagcgccatatttttgtggcactgccgcttaggtcatattggtgtaaagcgcatgaagaaactccatgccgatggacttttggagtcacttgactttgattcacttgacacgtgcgaaccatgcctcatgggcaagatgactaaaactccgttctccggaacaatggagcgtgcaagtgacttgatggaaatcatacataccgatgtgtgtggtccgatgagcgtagaggcacgcggcggatatcgttattttctcaccttcactgacgttttgagtagatatggttatgtctacttaatgaagcacaagtctgaaacatttgaaaagttcaagcaatttcagagtgaagttgaaaaccatcgtaacaagaagatcaagttcctacggtctgatcgtgggggtgaatatctgagtttcgagtttggtgctcacttaagacaatgtggaattgtttcacagttgacaccgcctggaacaccacaacgtaatggtgtgtccgaacgtcgtaatcgtactttattagagatggtgcgatctatgatatctcttaccgatttgccgttatcgttttggggttatgcattagaaacaactgcattcactttaaatagggcaccatcaaaatccgttgagacgacaccatacgaactgtggtatggcaaaaggccaaagttgtcgtttcttaaagtttggggatgtgatgcttatgtcaaaagcttcagcctgaaaagctggaacccaaagcggaaaagtgcatcttcataggttacccaaaagagacagttgggtacaccttctatctcaaatccgagggcaaagtgtttgttgctaaaaacggagcttttctcgagaaggagtttctctcgagagaattgagtgggaggaaggtagaacttgacgaggttgtcgaacctctcatccctctggatggtggcgcagggcaaggggaaacctctgtcgttgcgacgccggttgaggaggaagttaatgatgatgatcatgaaactccggttcaagtttctgtcgaaccacgcaggtcgacgagaccacgtgctgctctagagtggtacggtaatcccgtcttatcaatcatgttgttggacaacaatgaacctgcaaattatgaagaaggaatggtgggcccagattccaacaaatggctagaagccatgaagtccgagataggatccatgtatgagaacaaagtgtggactttggaagtactgcctgagggccgcaaggctattcagaacaaatggatctttaagaggaagacgaacgctgatggcaatgtgaccgtttataaagctcgacttgtggcaaagggtttttcacaagttcaaggagttgactacgatgagacattctcacccgtggcgatgcttaagtccgccagaatcatgttagcaatagctgcatttttcgattatgaaatctggcagatggatgtcaaaacggcgttcctcaacggtttccttaaggaagagttgtatatgatgcaacccgaaggttttgtcgatcctaagaatgctgacaaggtgtgcaagctccagcgatccatttatggactggtgcaagcatctcggagttggaacaaacgcttt harbors:
- the LOC123409246 gene encoding serine/threonine-protein phosphatase 1 regulatory subunit 10-like; translated protein: MANRPSVPKFGTWDSDNVGYTVYFNKVRENKGATAPPLQRPFNPNDPEEEAPRVIAPGSRPATSSGDRAAAQQNGQQHRRAGSSSSVATDRGGRVAEKSKFAPPPQYHPRPQPAHHQPPAGHGGDNGHHRSPSGHGGDHGHHHHHLPAGAGHGGHHKPQEARYKPAGARARSASPNHAPGRQRPTAVPKFGAWDEQSAAAQGYTVQFDRVKHDREAARRGAVPDLHRRRMPSPESYTAASRSRQHTPFYSKMFGCFLPHTTE